The Sulfurospirillum sp. UCH001 genome segment AAATTACCTGGTAATTTCATCAGTTTACCTCAATTTAGACTTGACTCTGTGGGCATGTTCTTTAGTTTTTTAGTGAGTTTCATCGCTTTTGCGGTTTCACTCTTTAGCTTTGATTATGCGAAATTTTATGAGAAAAAAGCCAATTTAGCAGTCTTTGCTTCACTTTTCAATGCTTTCATTCTCTCCATGCTTTTAGTTATCGCTAGTGATAACGTCTTCTCATTTATGCTTCTATGGGAGATTATGACACTTATATCTGCACTTCTTATCTTAATCAATGATGGTGAAGGCGCATCTAAAAATGTCATGATTTATCTAGGTATTGCTCAAATTGGAGCATCGTGTCTTATGGTTGCGCTTATCATTATGGCAAGCATCGCGGGTACATTTGAGTTTAGCAAATTCGATCATCTTGAAATGGGTATGGGCATGAGCATCACGCTCTTTTCACTCTTACTTATCGGTCTTGGCTCAAAAGCAGGTATGTTTCCTTTTCATGTCTGGTTGCCAATCGCGTACTGTCAATGTCCTTCAAACGCTTCAGCACTCATGAGTGGTGTCATGATTAAAGTTGCTCTGTTTGCGTTTATCAAATTTTCACTGCTTTTACCACAGTTTGCTTACTTTGGATACATCTTGCTTACTATGGGTGCACTGAGCTGTATCTTTGGCATTATTTACGCGCTTGTCTCTAACGACTATAAAGCTTCTATTGCGTACAGTTCATGTGAAAATGTCGGTATCATCTTTTTAGGTCTTGGAGGAGCATTTTATGGTCTTGGCACCAATTCACCAATCATCGCTTTGATAGGTTTTATTGCAGCCTTTTTCCATATTTTAAACCATGCGGTTTTCAAATCTCTTCTGTTTATGTTAAGCGGCAATGTCTTCACCGCAACCAATACACGTGATATGGACGCACTCGGTGGTTTACACAAAAAAATGCCAATCACCTCTATCATCTTTTTTGTTACGGCACTTTCTATCTGTGCATTGCCACCACTGAATGGTTTTGCAAGTGAATGGATTGTTTATAAAACTATGGTTATCGGCGGCATTGAAGAAGGTGCGTCATCACGCTTTTTCTTCTCGCTCGCGATCATTGCGCTCTCCATTACTGGAGCGATGGCAATCATGGCTTTTTCAAAAGTGTACGGTGCTATCTTCTTAGGTGTCGCTCGCGATACAAAATGTGTTGAAGAAGCAAAAGAAGTCTCCTTTAGCAGACTCTTACCACTAGGACTCTTAGCAAGCCTTTGTGTGGGCTTTGGTCTTTTTATGAACGATGTTGTGAGTATTCTCTCAAAAATCGTTTTAACCATCATCCCACAAACGAGCGTCAGTACTTATGGCTTTATCTCTATGCCTATCATCGTTATGGTCATGGTGCTCTGCTCCATTCTGCCTTTCATCTTCCTTTATCTGCTCAAAGCAAACAATAAAGAAGTAAGAGTTACAGATCCTTGGGCGTGTGGTTTTATTTATAACAAAAATATGCAAATCGGTTCAAACTCTTTTACAGGTGACATCAGAAAAGCACTGAGCTTCCTTCTTAAACATGAACAAGAGATCAAGCTTGATGGTTATTTTTCAAAAGTAGTCTATACGAAAAAAACACATGACCTCTTTTGGGAAAAACTTTATGCTCCTGTGATTGATATGGTGATGCTCATCGCTGACAAGATAGGCATTTTTCAAAATGGTAGAACCAATCTTTATACGGGCTATATCTTAATCTATCTTTGTTTAGTACTCATTTTTGGGTACTACTATCTATAAGGAGAGGACACAATGGATTTTGTTTACTTATTATTACAGCTTGTTTCAGCAATAGTCGTTGCTCCTCTCTTTGATGGTATTTCAAGGAAATTAAGAGCCAAGTTCCAATCTCGTATTGGACCAAGTATTTTTCAAACCTATTATGACATTTACAAATTGCTCAAAAGAGGTAGAACCAAATCAAGCAGTACAAGCTACATCTATCAAGTATCTCCATACTTGCTCTTTATATGTGCTGCAGCGATGTTTTGTGCGTTGCCAATCACTTATGGTGCGCAGTCAGCGCCTTTATCGCAGTTTTCAGACATCTTTGTGTTACTCTATTTAGGGGCACTCTTTCGCTTTATCTTTATCGTTGCGGGTATCGATACGGCAAACCCTTTTGCTGGAGTAAGTGCGAGCAGAGAAGGAACAATAGGCTTTTATACCGAAGAGGTTGCAGTGATTTGTCTCATTGTTGTTATGATGGGTACAGGTAGTACGAGTTTATCGTATATCTCTTCTTTAGTACAAGAAGGCAGTTATGGTTATGCCGTTCCATCATTCTCCATTGCTTCTACAGCCTTCTTATGGGTCATGTATGTAGAAACCGGCAGAAAACCTTATGACTTGGCAGAAGCAGAACAAGAGTTACAAGAGGGCGTTTTGGGAGAGTTTTGTGGTAAAGACTTTGCCATCATTGATATAGCAATCTTACTAAAACAGATGACCGTATTAGGATTTTTCCTTGTTATTTTTATGCCATGGGCAGGTCTTGTTGATAATCCGATTTTATCGCTTATCATTTTCTTGGCAGAGATAGGTTTCCTTTATGTCATGGGTGTTTTTATCGATAACTTTGGACCAAGATTTACGATCAATAAAGGTATGAAACGAACGATGCTCTTTGCGCTTGCGATTTCATGTACCTCATTAGCACTCTATATTATGGGAATTTAACGATGGCAAATATAAACATAATCGATATTATCGCTGTTTTGATGATGGGAACGAGTTTTGCGGTATTTGGTTTGCGTCAGTACCGTCATAGTGTTCTAGCGTATGCCCTGCAAACGCTCCTATTGGTCGCTATCTTTTTAGCCTTATATACAAAATACGGCACGCACGAGCTTCTTGTCTGGTCAGTGACTGCTTTTATCATTAAAGTTGTTTGTGTACCACTTTACTTGATGAGATTGATTAAAAAGCTGAATCTTGTCGTAGAAGATGAGCCTGTTGGAGGATTTTTTATCTCTCCTGTTGTTGCACTTAGCTTTTCACTTGCGGTTGCGATGATGTTCTATAAAGTCTTTATTCACTTCTCAATTTTTAAAGATGTACTGCCGCTTTTCGCAGCCTCTTTCATCTTTATGATGGGTATTTTTGGCTTTATTTTAAGAACGTCGTTTATCAAACAGATTCTCTCATACTGTCTGTTTGAAAATGGCATTCATCTAAGCCTTGCGCTCATGGCCTATACTTCACATGAACTTGTTGAAGTGGGCATCTTAACAGATGCAGTTTTTGCGGTCATCATTATGAGTATTTTGGCGAAACGATTTTATGCCTCTTATGGAAGTCTTGATACATCTAAAGCGGTTAATTTAAGGGGATAAAATGGATATTTTATTATTAATTCTCATCATACCTTTTGTTTGTGGCGTAGTCATGTTTTTGATGCCACAGAAGTTCCAGATTCTTCAAAAAGTACATGTTGTATTGAGTATCTGTGTTTCAGCACTCTTACTTTCTGCCGTCAGTAAAGTAGTCAATGGAGCCCAACTCTCTATTTTTCATAACTTTATTTTCCTAGACTCTCTAGGTGCTATCTTCTTATCGTTGATTGCTATTACTGGTTTGTTGGTCAATATCTATGCAACAACCTATATGAAGTGGGAACTTGAAGATGGTCATATCAACATCAAAGAGGTCAAAAACTACTTTGCGCTTAGCTTCATCTTTACATGGACCATGAGTCTTAGTGTACTGAGTAATAACATTGCCTTTATGTGGGCAGCTATTGAGGCAACAACCCTTGCTTCTGTTTTCCTTGTTGCTGTTAAAAATGACAAAAAATCTACAGAGAGTGGTTACAAATACATCGTTTTATGTAGCATTGGTCTTGCATTTGCTCTTTACGCAACCATTCTTCTTTACTCTGCTGCCAATGGTAAAATCGATGGTGAAGCGATGCTCTACACCAACCTTCTTGCCAATGCGGCTAATTTAGATAGCATGGCGTTAAAACTGGTTTTCATCTTTGCACTTATCGGGTTTGGAACCAAAGCAGGACTTGCTCCAACACACACATGGCTTCCAGACGTTCACGCTGAAGGTCCAGCACCTACATCGGCTCTTCTTTCAGGTGTACTTCTTAAGTGTGCAATGCTAGGACTTATTCGTTACTATGCTGTTGTTGCAAATGGTGTTGGTTTTGACTTTGTTCAGTCGATTATGATCGTCAGTGGAACATTGACCCTTTTCATTTCAGCATTTTTCTTGATTCGTCAGCACAACGTCAAACGTATGTTTGCGTATCACTCCATCGCACATATGGGTGTTATTGCGTTTGGTTTGGGTGTAGGCGGTGCGATTGGACTTTTTGCGGCACTCTTTCACTGTGCGGCACACTCATTCACCAAAGCACTTGCATT includes the following:
- a CDS encoding proton-conducting transporter membrane subunit, whose translation is MQTIYTLFLLASLLSLALYKKPLLAQKVGFGLASVISLYAAVFFFSNFDETLIWKLPGNFISLPQFRLDSVGMFFSFLVSFIAFAVSLFSFDYAKFYEKKANLAVFASLFNAFILSMLLVIASDNVFSFMLLWEIMTLISALLILINDGEGASKNVMIYLGIAQIGASCLMVALIIMASIAGTFEFSKFDHLEMGMGMSITLFSLLLIGLGSKAGMFPFHVWLPIAYCQCPSNASALMSGVMIKVALFAFIKFSLLLPQFAYFGYILLTMGALSCIFGIIYALVSNDYKASIAYSSCENVGIIFLGLGGAFYGLGTNSPIIALIGFIAAFFHILNHAVFKSLLFMLSGNVFTATNTRDMDALGGLHKKMPITSIIFFVTALSICALPPLNGFASEWIVYKTMVIGGIEEGASSRFFFSLAIIALSITGAMAIMAFSKVYGAIFLGVARDTKCVEEAKEVSFSRLLPLGLLASLCVGFGLFMNDVVSILSKIVLTIIPQTSVSTYGFISMPIIVMVMVLCSILPFIFLYLLKANNKEVRVTDPWACGFIYNKNMQIGSNSFTGDIRKALSFLLKHEQEIKLDGYFSKVVYTKKTHDLFWEKLYAPVIDMVMLIADKIGIFQNGRTNLYTGYILIYLCLVLIFGYYYL
- a CDS encoding respiratory chain complex I subunit 1 family protein, which codes for MDFVYLLLQLVSAIVVAPLFDGISRKLRAKFQSRIGPSIFQTYYDIYKLLKRGRTKSSSTSYIYQVSPYLLFICAAAMFCALPITYGAQSAPLSQFSDIFVLLYLGALFRFIFIVAGIDTANPFAGVSASREGTIGFYTEEVAVICLIVVMMGTGSTSLSYISSLVQEGSYGYAVPSFSIASTAFLWVMYVETGRKPYDLAEAEQELQEGVLGEFCGKDFAIIDIAILLKQMTVLGFFLVIFMPWAGLVDNPILSLIIFLAEIGFLYVMGVFIDNFGPRFTINKGMKRTMLFALAISCTSLALYIMGI
- the hyfE gene encoding hydrogenase 4 membrane subunit, which gives rise to MANINIIDIIAVLMMGTSFAVFGLRQYRHSVLAYALQTLLLVAIFLALYTKYGTHELLVWSVTAFIIKVVCVPLYLMRLIKKLNLVVEDEPVGGFFISPVVALSFSLAVAMMFYKVFIHFSIFKDVLPLFAASFIFMMGIFGFILRTSFIKQILSYCLFENGIHLSLALMAYTSHELVEVGILTDAVFAVIIMSILAKRFYASYGSLDTSKAVNLRG
- a CDS encoding hydrogenase 4 subunit F, which codes for MDILLLILIIPFVCGVVMFLMPQKFQILQKVHVVLSICVSALLLSAVSKVVNGAQLSIFHNFIFLDSLGAIFLSLIAITGLLVNIYATTYMKWELEDGHINIKEVKNYFALSFIFTWTMSLSVLSNNIAFMWAAIEATTLASVFLVAVKNDKKSTESGYKYIVLCSIGLAFALYATILLYSAANGKIDGEAMLYTNLLANAANLDSMALKLVFIFALIGFGTKAGLAPTHTWLPDVHAEGPAPTSALLSGVLLKCAMLGLIRYYAVVANGVGFDFVQSIMIVSGTLTLFISAFFLIRQHNVKRMFAYHSIAHMGVIAFGLGVGGAIGLFAALFHCAAHSFTKALAFCSTGNIAKIYGTKDMTKMGSMIRIAPLTAVLFGIAICSLVGVPGFAIFVSEFLIFKAAAVDGKYILMGIFALALAIIFIADFSHFFLASFGKVEGKVEHNGEMKLSENLPLIALAILIVSFGIWQFDSFTFLLDESVKNIVKQ